A portion of the Chelmon rostratus isolate fCheRos1 chromosome 15, fCheRos1.pri, whole genome shotgun sequence genome contains these proteins:
- the slc18b1 gene encoding MFS-type transporter SLC18B1, translated as MDPHVDLQQTDNSAPEEATDPPPKMTRQHILTLVSIASVNFSSMICYSILGPFFPNEAVKKGASQTIIGLIFGCYAIFNLIGSLILGKYITQIGAKFMLVMGLFVSSGCTILFGLLNRVPAGQPFIVLCFIVRSIDAVGFAAAMNSSFAIAAKVFPNNLATVMGSLELFTGLGLILGPPVGGWFYQSFGYEVPFMILGCFLLIMVPFNIYVLPSIEANPSKDSFFRLLTNVKIVLLCYMTFTLSAGLAFLDATLSLFAMETFGLSAGYVGIIMLGLSLPYCLGSPLLGFVTDKYPSIRSWFMVIGGIATGTGFCMLGPVPFLHIPSQLWLMILMLAVIGFSLGMTAIPTFPEIITCAYEQGYEEGLSTLGMVSGLFGAVWSMGMFYGPVVGGVITQHLSFRWAAAVQGSLPFLGAFLLAVCYLYQRSGQQSVRERSPQTDESTPLLIE; from the exons atggatCCGCACGTTGATCTTCAGCAAACAG ATAACAGCGCTCCAGAGGAGGCAACAGATCCTCCCCCGAAGATGACGAGACAGCATATTCTCACCTTAGTGTCAATCGCATCTGTCAACTTCAGTTCAATGATCTGCTACTCAATATTAGGCCCGTTTTTCCCCAATGAG GCAGTGAAGAAGGGAGCCAGTCAGACTATCATTGGTCTCATATTTGGCTGCTATGCTATCTTCAATTTAATTGGTTCGTTGATACTGGGAAAATAT ATCACCCAAATAGGTGCAAAGTTTATGCTGGTGATGGGGCTATTTGTGTCGTCAGGCTGCACCATTCTGTTTGG ATTACTCAACCGGGTTCCCGCCGGACAGCCTTTCATTGTTCTGTGCTTCATCGTGAGGTCCATCGACGCAGTGGGCTTCGCGGCTGCGATGAACTCCTCATTTGCCATAGCAGCAAAAGTATTCCCAAACAATCTGGCAACTGTTATG GGCAGCTTGGAGCTTTTCACAGGACTTGGTCTTATTCTGGGTCCACCGGTCGGAGGGTGGTTCTACCAGTCATTTGGATATGAAGTCCCATTTATGATTCTTGGATGTTTCCTGCTTATCATGGTTCCTTTCAACATATACGTCTTGCCGTCCATCG AGGCAAATCCCTCGAAGGACTCATTCTTCCGTCTTCTCACCAACGTGAAAATAGTCCTGCTCTGCTACATGACATTCACCCTTAGTGCGGGTCTGGCCTTCTTGGATGCCACGCTGTCCCTGTTTGCTATGGAGACG TTTGGTCTCTCAGCTGGCTACGTGGGAATCATCATGCTTGGTTTGTCTTTACCGTACTGCCTGGGGTCCCCGCTGCTCGGGTTCGTTACTGATAAATATCCC TCCATCAGGAGCTGGTTCATGGTGATCGGAGGAATCGCCACGGGGACTGGCTTCTGCATGCTTGGTCCCGTCCCTTTCCTTCACATCCCGAG TCAGCTGTGGCTGATGATCCTCATGCTTGCTGTAATTGGGTTTTCTCTGGGCATGACTGCAATCCCGACATTCCCTGAGATCATCACATGTGCATA TGAGCAAGGATACGAAGAGGGACTGAGCACTCTTGGAATGGTGTCTGGACTGTTCGGGGCAGTTTGGTCCATGGG gaTGTTTTATGGCCCAGTGGTGGGGGGTGTTATCACGCAGCATCTGAGCTTCAGGTGGGCAGCTGCAGTCCAGGGCAGCCTGCCGTTTCTTGGT